One Nocardia sp. BMG111209 DNA segment encodes these proteins:
- a CDS encoding ABC transporter permease — protein sequence MTDAAARFAPGTFRPDPRPATRTAMLAAQTRMELILLLRNGEQLLLTMFIPITLLIGLTLLPLSGSLGSHHRVDRIVPAVMMLAIMSTGFTGQAIAVGFDRRYGALKRLGATALPRWGIVGGKCAAVLIVVVLQSVLLGLIGVALGWRPPITGLLFGAVVIALGTATFTALGLLLGGTLKAEVVLALANILWFVLLGVGSLVVTADNMPSAVTVIARLIPSGALAQALDQALHTSVDWYGLVVLVVWGAGAGYLATRWFRFD from the coding sequence TTGACCGACGCAGCAGCACGTTTCGCACCCGGCACCTTCCGCCCGGACCCGCGTCCGGCGACGCGGACGGCGATGCTGGCCGCGCAGACGCGCATGGAGCTGATCCTGTTGCTGCGCAACGGGGAACAGCTGCTGCTGACCATGTTCATCCCGATCACGCTGCTGATCGGGCTCACCCTGCTGCCCCTGAGCGGCAGCCTCGGTTCCCATCATCGGGTGGACCGGATCGTGCCCGCGGTGATGATGCTCGCCATCATGTCGACCGGATTCACCGGGCAGGCCATCGCGGTCGGCTTCGACCGCCGCTACGGCGCGCTGAAACGCTTGGGCGCCACCGCATTACCGCGCTGGGGCATCGTCGGCGGCAAATGCGCGGCGGTGCTGATCGTGGTCGTCCTGCAATCGGTGCTGCTGGGGCTGATCGGGGTCGCGCTGGGCTGGCGGCCGCCGATCACCGGTCTGTTGTTCGGCGCGGTCGTGATCGCGCTGGGCACGGCCACGTTCACCGCGCTGGGCCTGCTGCTCGGCGGCACCCTGAAGGCCGAGGTCGTGCTGGCGCTGGCCAACATCCTGTGGTTCGTGCTGCTCGGCGTGGGCAGCCTGGTGGTGACCGCGGACAACATGCCCTCCGCGGTCACCGTGATCGCCCGGCTGATCCCCTCCGGCGCGCTGGCCCAGGCCCTGGATCAGGCGCTGCACACCAGCGTGGACTGGTACGGGCTGGTCGTGCTGGTGGTGTGGGGTGCGGGCGCCGGATATCTGGCGACCCGCTGGTTCCGCTTCGACTGA
- a CDS encoding MFS transporter, whose translation MSRIRLLAVCAGFGLEAYDWGLYPLLLCYFGPSFFGGDAQHALFSGFAVFAAGFLTRPLGGLALGRYADTRGRKPAMRLCLAGAGIAALGMALTPSGTSIGVAAPILVLFWRTLLGFSFGGETPLGHSYMYEMTPRQRRGAGAALLATAACIGAIVANLLVLGLVLGLGADAMAAGGWRVPFLVGALASMLFAALRGGLAESSEFELRRHQAYSWWAARRSLAVPMLSVAGVTIGAAASFYLWSAVPTAYAIGILHLDDTQVLLATTVSSLANVVAIPMFGRLGDRIGCARLLSSAALVMTFAIGPLVFCLDHGGVPGYWVVVVVGHLIMAAMVATMPAVLAGLVPARYRVTAEALPYTATVTLFGGTMPMLKQLTVDHPVLLTVYVMLLLSITVATTRWADRREPAEAHVVLVPPGTVPQQT comes from the coding sequence ATGTCTCGGATTCGACTGCTCGCCGTATGTGCCGGTTTCGGTCTGGAGGCGTACGACTGGGGGTTGTATCCGCTGTTGCTCTGCTACTTCGGACCGTCGTTCTTCGGCGGTGACGCGCAGCACGCGCTGTTCTCCGGCTTCGCGGTGTTCGCGGCCGGATTCCTCACCCGTCCGCTCGGCGGCCTGGCGCTCGGCCGGTACGCCGACACCCGCGGCCGCAAGCCCGCGATGCGGCTGTGCCTGGCCGGCGCCGGGATCGCGGCACTCGGGATGGCGCTGACGCCGTCGGGCACGTCCATCGGGGTGGCCGCCCCGATCCTGGTGCTGTTCTGGCGGACCCTGCTGGGATTCTCGTTCGGCGGCGAGACGCCGCTCGGCCACAGCTACATGTACGAGATGACTCCCCGGCAGCGCCGCGGCGCCGGCGCGGCCCTGCTGGCGACCGCCGCCTGTATCGGCGCGATCGTCGCCAACCTGCTGGTCCTCGGCCTGGTGCTGGGACTCGGGGCGGACGCCATGGCCGCCGGTGGCTGGCGCGTCCCGTTCCTGGTGGGAGCGCTGGCGTCGATGCTGTTCGCGGCGCTGCGCGGCGGGCTGGCCGAGTCGAGTGAATTCGAACTGCGGCGGCACCAGGCGTATTCGTGGTGGGCCGCCCGGCGATCGCTGGCCGTGCCGATGTTGTCCGTCGCCGGCGTGACCATCGGCGCGGCGGCGTCCTTCTACCTCTGGTCGGCGGTACCGACCGCGTACGCGATCGGCATCCTGCATCTGGACGACACCCAGGTACTGCTCGCCACCACCGTGTCGTCACTGGCGAACGTGGTCGCGATCCCGATGTTCGGCCGGCTCGGCGACCGGATCGGCTGTGCGCGGCTGCTGTCGTCGGCGGCGCTGGTGATGACGTTCGCGATCGGCCCGCTGGTGTTCTGCCTGGATCACGGTGGTGTGCCGGGCTACTGGGTCGTCGTCGTGGTGGGCCATCTGATCATGGCCGCGATGGTCGCCACCATGCCGGCGGTGCTGGCCGGGCTGGTACCGGCCCGCTATCGGGTTACCGCCGAGGCGCTGCCGTACACGGCCACCGTCACCCTCTTCGGCGGCACGATGCCGATGCTCAAGCAACTGACCGTGGACCATCCGGTGCTGCTCACCGTGTACGTCATGCTGCTGCTGTCGATCACGGTCGCCACCACGCGCTGGGCGGATCGCCGCGAACCCGCCGAGGCGCACGTGGTGCTGGTACCGCCGGGAACGGTCCCGCAGCAGACCTGA
- the mug gene encoding G/U mismatch-specific DNA glycosylase: protein MPSARPTADQLAAATSATLTDVIAPDLRVLFCGINPGLWSGATGHHFARPGNRFWPALHRSGFTPRQLSPDEQSELLEYGLGITNVVARTTARADELTAAEFREGGRALVERVTRYRPRTLAVLGLGAYRTAFGRPRTTVGRQAESIGDTEVWVLPNPSGLNAHYTPAALADEFRILREAVGHPA from the coding sequence ATGCCTTCCGCTCGACCGACCGCGGACCAGCTCGCCGCGGCGACCTCGGCCACGCTCACCGATGTGATCGCGCCGGATCTGCGCGTGCTGTTCTGCGGGATCAACCCCGGGCTGTGGTCGGGCGCCACCGGTCACCACTTCGCGCGACCCGGCAACCGGTTCTGGCCCGCGCTGCACCGGTCCGGCTTCACGCCGCGTCAGCTGAGTCCGGACGAGCAGAGCGAACTGCTCGAGTACGGTCTCGGCATCACGAACGTCGTGGCGCGCACCACCGCCCGCGCCGACGAGCTGACCGCCGCGGAGTTCCGGGAGGGCGGCCGCGCGCTGGTCGAGCGCGTCACCCGGTACCGGCCGCGCACCCTCGCGGTACTCGGGCTGGGCGCCTACCGGACCGCGTTCGGACGGCCGCGCACCACCGTCGGCCGCCAGGCCGAATCCATCGGCGATACCGAGGTCTGGGTACTGCCCAACCCGAGCGGCCTCAACGCGCACTACACCCCCGCGGCCCTCGCCGACGAATTCCGCATCCTCCGCGAGGCGGTCGGACACCCGGCCTGA
- a CDS encoding heme A synthase, whose amino-acid sequence MLSRALLRIVDLLPLPSLRVQRILAAFAVLTQAGISVTGAIVRVTSSGLGCPTWPQCFPGSFTPVPHAEVPFWHQTVEFSNRLLTFAVTLSAALVVLAVIRARRRREVIGYAWLMPGGTVLQAVIGGITVRTGLLWWTVSIHLLVSMLMVWLATLLYAKVGEPDDGVDVPQVPNPLRWLTALSAVLLAGVLVAGTLVTGAGPHAGDKSADKPVARLQVEIVTLVHAHAELLVAYLCLLIGLGFGLAAVGTTRAIRTRLAVLIALVCAQGLIGLVQYFTHVPAALVACHVGGAAACTAATAAVWSAMRTRELVAAPAATPVAHPA is encoded by the coding sequence GTGCTGTCACGCGCCCTCTTGCGAATCGTCGACCTGCTGCCGCTGCCGTCGCTGCGGGTGCAGCGGATCCTCGCCGCGTTCGCCGTGCTGACCCAGGCCGGGATCTCCGTGACCGGGGCCATCGTGCGGGTGACCTCGTCCGGGCTCGGCTGCCCGACCTGGCCGCAGTGCTTCCCGGGCAGCTTCACCCCGGTACCGCACGCCGAGGTGCCGTTCTGGCATCAGACCGTCGAATTCTCCAACCGGCTGCTGACCTTCGCGGTGACGCTGTCCGCGGCGCTGGTCGTGCTCGCGGTGATCCGCGCGCGACGGCGGCGCGAGGTGATCGGGTACGCGTGGCTGATGCCGGGTGGCACCGTGCTGCAGGCGGTCATCGGCGGGATCACCGTGCGCACCGGCCTGTTGTGGTGGACGGTCTCGATCCATCTGCTCGTCTCGATGCTGATGGTGTGGCTGGCGACGCTGCTGTACGCGAAGGTCGGCGAGCCGGACGACGGCGTCGACGTGCCACAGGTCCCGAATCCGCTGCGGTGGCTCACCGCGCTCAGCGCCGTCCTGCTGGCCGGGGTGCTGGTGGCGGGCACCCTGGTGACCGGCGCCGGGCCGCACGCCGGGGACAAGAGCGCCGACAAGCCGGTCGCCCGTCTCCAGGTGGAGATCGTGACGCTGGTGCACGCGCACGCCGAATTGCTGGTCGCCTACCTGTGCCTGCTGATCGGCCTCGGTTTCGGCCTGGCCGCGGTCGGCACGACACGGGCGATCCGCACCCGCCTCGCCGTGCTGATCGCCCTGGTCTGCGCGCAGGGTCTGATCGGTCTCGTCCAGTACTTCACCCACGTGCCCGCGGCTCTGGTCGCCTGCCACGTCGGCGGCGCGGCGGCCTGCACCGCCGCCACCGCGGCGGTCTGGTCGGCCATGCGGACCAGAGAGCTGGTCGCCGCTCCGGCCGCCACTCCCGTCGCGCACCCGGCCTGA